In Mycolicibacterium phocaicum, one DNA window encodes the following:
- a CDS encoding serine/threonine-protein kinase has translation MLLTEGQVFAGYTIRRKLGAGGMGSVYLASHPRLPRLDAVKVLSAELTSDPEYGPRFLREADLVSTLSHPNILGVHDRGECDGQLWISMDYVAGTDAAQLLREHYPAGMPPEVALPIIHAVASALDHAHRRGLLHRDVKPANILLDAETSRIYLADFGIARPMNDSAGLTATNMAVGTVAYAAPEQLRGEGMDGRTDQYALACTAFQLLTGNPPYADSNPAVVITKHVTAPAPSLGEHRPELRGLDPVLARAMSKTPAARFASCGEFAQALQQQSRQPMPMATNDFRNQQTMAAPAPPPSTRHAPQPLNLPPQQFTSPPPRSSRSGALIAVLAVVALLVVAGVVFAGVQLFGGGDHPIGTPPTHTMSPTAAGTGFSGRYRAEYGPATDLQGTAIPGGPAITGQWDVRSSCGANGCIANASYTGKSAVPVVSNMTFDQISGDWVAVGTGAVKCTDAPGEAPTEVWVVFTLTPKPDGTLAGETTRSAVNGCSSVKRTVTFTRTGDGELSSVSDPAGLPPRTTSPASTLHGRYHENIVYAVGGFGPGAPDLEVRTQCLRTGDRCISAFHAMDGVVTLIFAAGKWTRTEEGTVPCALGGTTHVKITAEYPLPTDLQDPIPTLEGRGTNTSTGGECKGGDFTDKFVRTGD, from the coding sequence GTGTTGCTCACCGAGGGTCAGGTTTTCGCCGGTTACACCATCCGGCGGAAACTCGGCGCGGGCGGGATGGGCAGTGTGTACCTCGCTTCGCATCCGCGTCTGCCGCGGCTGGACGCCGTGAAGGTGCTGTCGGCCGAGCTGACGTCGGATCCGGAGTACGGACCGCGGTTCCTGCGCGAAGCGGACCTGGTGTCCACGCTGTCGCATCCCAACATCCTCGGCGTCCACGACCGCGGCGAGTGCGACGGCCAGCTCTGGATTTCGATGGACTACGTGGCCGGGACCGATGCCGCACAGCTGCTGCGCGAGCACTATCCCGCCGGCATGCCGCCCGAGGTGGCGCTCCCCATCATCCATGCCGTGGCCTCGGCGCTGGACCATGCGCACCGGCGGGGGCTGCTGCACCGAGATGTGAAGCCGGCCAACATCTTGCTGGATGCCGAGACCTCCCGCATCTACCTCGCCGACTTCGGGATCGCCCGGCCCATGAATGACTCGGCGGGGCTCACCGCGACCAACATGGCGGTAGGGACGGTCGCGTACGCGGCGCCGGAGCAGCTCCGGGGCGAGGGGATGGACGGCCGCACGGATCAATACGCCTTGGCGTGCACGGCATTCCAGCTCCTCACCGGGAACCCGCCGTACGCCGACAGCAACCCGGCGGTGGTCATCACCAAGCACGTCACCGCACCGGCGCCGTCGCTGGGGGAGCACCGGCCCGAACTCCGTGGCCTGGATCCGGTCCTGGCGCGGGCCATGTCGAAGACGCCTGCGGCGCGTTTCGCCAGCTGCGGTGAGTTCGCGCAGGCCCTGCAGCAGCAGTCCCGCCAACCAATGCCGATGGCCACCAACGACTTCCGCAATCAGCAGACCATGGCCGCGCCGGCACCCCCACCGTCCACACGGCACGCACCGCAGCCGCTGAACCTGCCGCCACAGCAGTTCACCTCGCCACCGCCGCGGTCGTCACGGTCCGGGGCGCTCATTGCGGTCCTGGCGGTGGTCGCCCTGTTGGTCGTCGCCGGCGTGGTGTTCGCCGGGGTGCAACTGTTCGGGGGTGGCGACCACCCGATCGGGACGCCGCCGACGCACACCATGTCGCCGACAGCCGCGGGTACCGGCTTCAGCGGCAGGTACCGCGCCGAATACGGCCCGGCCACCGATCTCCAGGGCACGGCGATCCCCGGCGGACCCGCGATCACGGGCCAATGGGACGTGCGGTCGTCGTGCGGCGCCAACGGGTGCATCGCCAACGCGTCGTACACCGGAAAGAGCGCCGTCCCCGTGGTGTCGAACATGACGTTCGACCAGATCTCCGGTGACTGGGTCGCCGTCGGGACCGGGGCCGTGAAATGCACCGACGCACCGGGCGAGGCGCCGACCGAGGTGTGGGTGGTCTTCACGCTGACCCCCAAGCCCGACGGCACCTTGGCCGGTGAGACGACGCGCAGCGCCGTCAACGGCTGCAGCAGCGTGAAGCGGACGGTTACCTTCACCCGCACCGGCGACGGCGAGTTGAGCAGCGTGTCCGATCCCGCCGGCCTGCCGCCGCGCACCACGTCACCGGCCTCGACACTGCACGGCCGCTACCACGAGAACATCGTGTACGCGGTCGGCGGCTTCGGCCCGGGGGCGCCGGATCTGGAGGTCCGTACGCAGTGCCTGCGCACGGGAGACCGGTGCATCAGCGCATTCCACGCGATGGACGGTGTGGTCACGCTGATCTTCGCCGCGGGCAAGTGGACACGTACCGAGGAGGGCACCGTCCCGTGCGCGCTCGGGGGGACCACGCACGTCAAGATCACCGCGGAGTATCCGCTGCCGACCGATCTCCAGGATCCGATCCCGACGCTGGAGGGTCGAGGTACCAACACGTCGACCGGCGGCGAATGCAAGGGTGGCGATTTCACCGACAAGTTCGTACGCACCGGGGACTGA